The following coding sequences lie in one Phalacrocorax carbo chromosome 3, bPhaCar2.1, whole genome shotgun sequence genomic window:
- the IL22RA2 gene encoding interleukin-22 receptor subunit alpha-2 yields the protein MGCYTGYGKVCWYNSTILVLENRELQDLIKPQKVEFHSLNFNTTLHWQPGRASEARDTVYFVQYKVYGQSTWQNKDDCWGIQNHVCDLTNETSDIQEPYYGRVKAASAGVYSNWSLSCRFTPWRETMIGPPTVTVVHSNKSVILKLQAPHSPYKRRRGSKIPMTNYYDLLYQVFIINNLLNEQHRVLVYEGKDKVIKIEDLRPGVSYCITAKTYVPMLDRSSVYSSRQCTVLQ from the exons ATGGGCTGTTACACAGGATACGGGAAGGTGTGTTGGTACAATTCAA CAATTTTAGTTTTGGAAAACCGAGAACTGCAAGATTTGATTAAGCCACAGAAGGTAGAGTTTCATTCGTTAAACTTCAACACCACTTTGCATTGGCAGCCTGGGAGGGCCAGCGAGGCAAGAGACACGGTCTACTTTGTGCAGTATAAAGT GTATGGGCAGAGCACGTGGCAAAACAAAGATGACTGCTGGGGGATTCAAAACCATGTCTGTGACCTAACGAATGAGACCTCTGACATCCAAGAGCCTTACTATGGCAGAGTGAAAGCCGCATCAGCTGGAGTCTATTCCAACTGGAGCCTCAGCTGTAGATTCACTCCCTGGCGAGAAA ctaTGATAGGACCTCCAACTGTGACTGTGGTTCATAGCAACAAGTCCGTAATACTAAAGCTCCAGGCTCCACATTCTCCTTATaaaaggaggagaggcagcaagATACCCATGACTAATTATTATGATCTGCTATATCAAGTCTTCATAATTAACAACTTGCTAAATGAG CAACACAGAGTCCTGGTGTATGAAGGAAAAGACAAGGTTATTAAAATAGAAGATTTGAGGCCTGGAGTCAGCTACTGCATCACGGCTAAAACATACGTGCCAATGCTGGACCGTAGCAGTGTCtacagcagcaggcagtgcactgtgctgcagtga